CGATCTTTGCCATAAGCCATTAATAAATCTTGTTATAGTAACCGCGCTCTAACAAGAAATTTCAAGCGGACGCGAATTTCTCTCTTGCTCAATTTCAACATCAACGCCGCGCCGCACAACTTTGGCCGTTATATTGATACCATTGTTCCTCTTATTGAGCGAGCTCAAAATCGACTTACAAAAAATCATGACTCGCAATCCCCTTGACGATTGTCTGTCGGCCAAATCATCCGGCAACGCGTCCACTCCTTCTGCCCCGGTTACAGCACTCCTGCTGCCGGGATACTCTCCGGATCTCGCCTGGATGGCGCGGGCACTCCATGCCGACCGTGTGATTCTGGACGACCGGCACCTGTTCTCTCGAAAAAGCCGGGTACACCGGACAAAAATCCGGACACCTGACGGCCACCAGTGGCTCTCCCTCCCCGTCGTAACCGAAGACCGGCGCAAACCCATCAACCGTGTGCGAATTGACGACCGGCGCCCCTGGCTGCAGCACCATCTCCAGGCGCTGGAGTTCAACTATCGGAACAGCCTCTACTTTGATTATTACGAGCCGGAAATACGCGCGGATCTGCAAAGTGCCGCCAATTACGAGCTGCTTCTGGATGCGGTGCGGCACCTCATGCAGCGGCAATGGATCTATCTGCAGCTCCCGAAGTTTCCAACATGGGCCGGCGAGCTTGCACCCGGTGCAACCACATCACGTTCAGATCGCAGCTCAGAGTCTGTCCGCCCAAACGATACGACGCACAAATCT
The Balneolales bacterium ANBcel1 DNA segment above includes these coding regions:
- a CDS encoding WbqC family protein, producing the protein MTRNPLDDCLSAKSSGNASTPSAPVTALLLPGYSPDLAWMARALHADRVILDDRHLFSRKSRVHRTKIRTPDGHQWLSLPVVTEDRRKPINRVRIDDRRPWLQHHLQALEFNYRNSLYFDYYEPEIRADLQSAANYELLLDAVRHLMQRQWIYLQLPKFPTWAGELAPGATTSRSDRSSESVRPNDTTHKSPSVSPETKVWQEPNSRNYQKPHPNASQPDFQIPEYRQHFPGFVPGCGVLDVLFEYGPETWQVLEAIQVNPARSHP